From Microbacterium sp. CGR2:
GATTGATGGTCCAGGCGAACGGCATGCGCGAGGCTCCGGGCACATGATTGAGCGCAGACTTGGCGAGAACCTCATGGAACGTCATCCCGGCGAACTCCGGCGTCGTCACGGAGCGGATGATGTTGCGATCCTCCATGCCCGGCAGCGCCGCGGCATCGGTCTCCCCGACTTTCTGTCCCTGCCATCTCATCGATACATTCGAACATAGAACCGAAACAACGGCAAGTCTTCATGCGACATCCGTTCGAATGAGAGAATGAAGCAATGCACCTCTTGCCGCACGCCCAGCATGCGGCTCCGCGTTCCCCGATCCGCGGGCCGGCGCTCCCGATCGGCGTGGCCGTGACCGCCGTCGGGATGATGCTGTCGATCGCCTCGGCACCCCTGACCCCGGCGTCGGAACCGACGATGCCCGAACCCGTTGCCGTCGTTCAGGTCCCGTCTGTTCGCGTCGAGGCCACGGAGGCATCCGACCCGTGCGGAGAGCCCTCGGTGCAGCAGGCGCTCGCCGCCGGTGACGACGCGGCGACCATCGCGGGTTTCGGTGGGGGCGAGAACTTCCGCGCCGCTGTGGTCGCGGGCAACGCGCCGTGCATCTCGCTGAGCGACCCGGCTCGCGTCTGGGTCGTGGTGAACAAGGGTCGTCCGCTCGACCCGCCCGACTATGAGCCCTCGGGCCTCGAACCGGTACCTCTGCAGATGACGACGCTCTCGGGTCGCGTGCGCTCCGAGGTGGCTGCCGCCGTCGGCCAGATGGCGGACGCGGCGGAGGCCGCAGGTGTGGGGCGCATCGGGGCCAACAACGGCTACCGCTCCTACGGGCTGCAGGTGACCACGTATGAGTCACACGTCCGCGCGCAAGGCCAGAGCGGTGCGGATGCCGGCTCGGCCCGACCCGGCCACAGTGAGCATCAGACGGGGCTGGCGCTCGACGTCGTCGCCTGCGGGGCCGGTTGCGGTGGGCTCGATGGTTTCGGCGGAACGGGGCAGAGCGACTGGGTGGCGGCCCACGCCTGGGAGTACGGCTTCATCGTGCGCTACGAGGATGCCGGTACCCCGGTCACGGGCTATGCGCCGGAACCCTGGCATCTGCGTTACGTCGGAGTAGATCTGGCCGCCGCCTACCATCAGGGCGGCTTCCACACGCTCGAGGAGTTCTTCGGGCTGCCGGCGGCGCCCGACTACGCCCACTGATCGGCGCGGATGCTCGGGTTGCGGCATCCGACAACCACGGAACCCAGTTTCACGTTTCGTGGGATGCATTCTCACAATGAGCTGTCTCGGGTCCATGCTGCGCCCTAGAATCGCCGGAGCAACGATGCATGAGACGTTCAGGAGGACGGCATGGAACGCGACATCTATGAAGAGGATCACGAGGCTTTCCGGGACCTCGTCAAGGATTTCGTCAAGCGCCACGTGACGAACGCGACGATCGAGAAGTGGGATGCCGACGGAGAAGTCGACCGTGCGACGATGCTCGCGGCCGGCGAAGCCGGGATCATCGGGCTGTCCGTCCCCGAGGAGTTCGGCGGTGCCGGCATGCTGCAGGACTACCGGTTCCGCGCGGTCGTGAACGAAGAGGTCATCGCGGTGGGCGCCGGTTCGCTCGCCGGGGCCTTCGGCATCCAGGACGACCTGGCCATCCCCTACCTGGTGCACATGGGCACGCAGGAGCAGAAGGAGAAATGGCTGCCGCGGATGGCAACCGGTGAAGTCGTCGG
This genomic window contains:
- a CDS encoding M15 family metallopeptidase, producing the protein MHLLPHAQHAAPRSPIRGPALPIGVAVTAVGMMLSIASAPLTPASEPTMPEPVAVVQVPSVRVEATEASDPCGEPSVQQALAAGDDAATIAGFGGGENFRAAVVAGNAPCISLSDPARVWVVVNKGRPLDPPDYEPSGLEPVPLQMTTLSGRVRSEVAAAVGQMADAAEAAGVGRIGANNGYRSYGLQVTTYESHVRAQGQSGADAGSARPGHSEHQTGLALDVVACGAGCGGLDGFGGTGQSDWVAAHAWEYGFIVRYEDAGTPVTGYAPEPWHLRYVGVDLAAAYHQGGFHTLEEFFGLPAAPDYAH